In Uranotaenia lowii strain MFRU-FL chromosome 2, ASM2978415v1, whole genome shotgun sequence, one genomic interval encodes:
- the LOC129741288 gene encoding uncharacterized protein LOC129741288 — translation MASERRIKSLKLRLRSIETSFNLIKVFVDNFDEETQSMEVPVRLENLGVLWADFGKTQAELEAADVEDSAVIDQQLKQRAQFETDYYRVKGFLLSVNKITTTSSQFCQSSSHFPASSQIRLPDVKLPVFNGTLEHWLNFHDLFISLVHSSSELSNIQKFYYLRSSLAGDALKLIQTIAISANNYPVAWNLLIDHFQNPARLKQTYVDSLFEFAPLKKESAADLHSLVERFEANVRILKQLGEKTEFWDVLLIRMLSIRLDSTTRRDWEEFSSSHEATTFQDLVSFLQRRVTVLQSVSNMHLETSSAPAPKRQVQRTSIISNGATQYSSRQCYACCEHHPLYMCSTFSKMSVEDKDKLVRRQQLCRNCLRKGHQAKVCQSKNSCRKCRGRHHSQLCSQETSSAETSQPRADAMVPKDPVHVSGECSSLSAAVGKPLNKGHPHQVLLATAVIKLIDDHGNTHLARALLDSGSECSFVTESFSQQLKSRRTKVHLSISGIGLSSTHARCKLRTTIQSRVTQFSTIVEFLVLPKLTLNLPSATLDISKWNLPKEIELADPTFYQNSPIDIILGAEVFFDLFKPSGRIPLGESLPVLINSVLGWVVSGKVTSFNTVSPVISNLATVADLYQLMQRFWVIEEEDSTPCVSVEEAACEQHFVRTVQRNSEGRYVVRLPLKEPVSAIGDNRSIALRRFHMIESRLQRNKDLRAEYQEFMSQYAALGHMQRVDHTTHSSPQYYLPHHAVIREESSTTKVRVVFDASCKSVTGKSLNDVLMVGAVIQDDLRAIILRTRINAILLIADIKQMYRQILVDERDTPLQRILWRNSPEEPISTFELRTVTYGTASAPFLATRTLQQLAEDEQADFPLGSKVLKRDVYVDDLVTSGRTAEELLEVRKQLDQMCRRGGFEFRKFASNLDSVLEGVPAERRALQSSVELATDQCIKTLGLHWEPTSDHFRFKIHLPEQSQSTLMSKRMALSQIAQLFDPLGLVGPVIVTAKVFMQTLWSLKADDGKAWGWDQPLPPSLTTYWQNYYSQLPLLEHLRVPRCIVLPQFDTIQLHLFSDASEHAYGACAYFRSTDSSGAISVGLLTAKSKVAPLKKRSIPRLELCGALEAAQLYHKISSAFGQKFQTFFWVDSTTVLAWLKASPSVWTTFVANRVSKIQLSTEGTSWNHVSGQQNPADHISRGIDAQTLISCELWWQGPDWLRSNQWQPSSSTSSFETQLEFRTSRPAGLMTTTTKTFLDSYIERFSKYQTMLRVTAFCMRFCHNSRKGAIRKCQAFLSTIEIRDAETTLIRWVQAQEFPECIEALRASKSIPAKSRLRWFTPFLDPSQIMRIGGRIDRSPLNYDARHQILLPCNHRFSALLVECLHERNLHAAPQLLVGLLRLKYWIIGARNLAKTIVHRCLICVRARPKLVEQFMAELPKERISASRPFTITGVDYWGPIFLKPPHRRSAPIKSFVAVFVCFSTKAVHIEMVSDLTTAKFVQALRRFVSRRGPPSDLHSDNGRNFLGAKNELHRLLRNPEYNEKVAIECADCNIRWHFNPPRASHFGGLWESAINSAQKHFVRVVRDRALAYDDMHTLLCQIECCLNSRPIVALSDDPSDFEPLTPGHFLVGTSLKAVPDENLSADTVHYLKKWQLVQKLFQDVWRRWHLEYLTTLQHRVKWCNPPVTIRENQLVLLKEEGIPPIRWPTARITKIHPGADGITRVVTLKTPKGSCTRPVAKICLLPITSASEESKLTTDAEQSTSDRIWKKS, via the coding sequence ATGGCTTCGGAACGCCGAATCAAGTCGCTGAAACTGCGATTGCGTAGCATCGAGACGTCGTTTAACCTCATCAAAGTGTTTGTGGACAATTTTGATGAAGAAACCCAGTCGATGGAAGTCCCTGTGCGACTGGAGAATCTTGGTGTCCTATGGGCGGATTTCGGCAAAACTCAAGCCGAGCTTGAAGCTGCTGATGTCGAAGATTCCGCTGTAATCGATCAGCAACTCAAACAGCGAGCACAGTTCGAGACGGATTACTATCGTGTCAAGGGTTTTCTGCTGTCCGTgaataaaataacaacaacaagtTCACAATTTTGTCAGTCCAGTTCGCATTTCCCTGCTTCTTCCCAGATTCGACTTCCAGATGTGAAACTCCCCGTATTTAATGGAACGCTCGAACACTGGCTAAACTTTCATGATCTGTTTATTTCACTGGTACACTCCTCCAGTGAATTATCCAATATTCAGAAGTTCTATTACCTTCGATCGTCGTTGGCTGGGGATGCGTTGAAACTTATACAGACGATTGCGATCAGCGCCAACAACTACCCCGTGGCTTGGAACTTACTCATCGATCACTTTCAAAATCCGGCACGACTAAAGCAAACTTACGTTGACTCTCTGTTTGAGTTTGCTCCGTTGAAGAAAGAATCCGCAGCTGATCTTCATTCGCTAGTTGAACGTTTTGAAGCCAATGTTCGTATTTTGAAGCAGCTGGGAGAAAAAACGGAATTCTGGGATGTCTTGCTCATTCGCATGCTTAGTATTCGTCTCGATTCTACCACACGAAGAGACTGGGAAGAATTTTCATCATCACATGAAGCCACCACCTTTCAAGATCTGGTCAGCTTTCTCCAACGACGGGTCACCGTTTTGCAGAGCGTCAGCAACATGCATCTGGAAACTTCTTCGGCTCCGGCTCCCAAAAGGCAGGTTCAACGTACATCGATCATAAGTAATGGTGCTACGCAATATTCCTCCCGTCAATGCTATGCCTGTTGTGAACATCATCCCCTCTATATGTGCTCCACCTTCTCAAAGATGTCAGTCGAAGACAAGGATAAGCTCGTGCGTCGCCAACAACTGTGCAGAAATTGTTTACGCAAGGGTCATCAAGCCAAAGTCTGCCAATCGAAAAACTCCTGCCGCAAATGTAGAGGGCGCCATCACAGTCAACTGTGCAGTCAAGAAACCTCTTCTGCCGAAACCAGTCAACCTAGAGCGGATGCGATGGTTCCCAAGGATCCTGTTCATGTCAGCGGAGAATGTTCTTCGCTATCAGCAGCAGTTGGAAAGCCTCTCAATAAGGGTCACCCACACCAGGTGCTCCTTGCAACGGCCGTGATCAAACTGATCGACGATCATGGCAACACTCATCTCGCGAGAGCACTCCTCGACTCGGGCAGTGAATGCAGTTTCGTCACCGAGTCATTTTCGCAGCAGCTGAAGTCTCGTCGTACCAAGGTTCACCTATCAATCTCTGGAATCGGCCTGTCTTCCACTCACGCTCGTTGTAAACTTCGCACCACCATACAGTCTCGAGTTACGCAATTTTCCACCATCGTAGAGTTTCTAGTACTGCCAAAACTCACACTCAATTTGCCGTCTGCAACACTAGACATTTCAAAATGGAATCTACCGAAGGAAATAGAGCTTGCAGATCCCACCTTTTACCAAAATTCTCCCATCGACATCATCTTAGGTGCAGAAGTGTTCTTCGACTTGTTTAAGCCTTCTGGAAGAATTCCTCTGGGAGAATCACTGCCTGTTCTGATAAATTCCGTTCTGGGATGGGTCGTGTCTGGCAAGGTCACAAGCTTCAATACAGTCAGCCCAGTTATTTCCAATCTTGCAACAGTAGCTGACCTTTACCAACTTATGCAGCGTTTTTGGGTAATTGAAGAGGAAGATTCTACTCCTTGTGTGTCGGTGGAAGAAGCAGCCTGTGAGCAACACTTTGTTCGCACTGTTCAACGCAACTCGGAAGGTCGATACGTAGTTCGGCTGCCCCTGAAGGAGCCAGTATCCGCCATTGGTGACAATCGCAGCATCGCCCTACGACGATTTCACATGATCGAGTCCCGTTTGCAACGAAACAAGGATCTACGAGCTGAATACCAAGAGTTCATGTCTCAGTACGCTGCCCTAGGTCACATGCAACGAGTAGATCACACAACGCACTCCAGCCCGCAGTACTATCTTCCACATCACGCAGTCATTAGGGAAGAAAGTTCCACGACCAAGGTGCGAGTCGTCTTTGACGCTTCCTGCAAATCGGTAACTGGGAAATCGTTGAACGATGTACTCATGGTCGGCGCAGTCATCCAAGACGATCTTCGAGCCATCATCTTGCGAACCCGAATCAACGCAATTTTGCTCATCGCCGACATCAAACAGATGTATCGCCAGATCCTAGTAGACGAACGTGATACACCTCTTCAAAGAATTCTCTGGCGGAACTCACCCGAAGAACCCATCAGCACATTCGAGTTGAGAACCGTCACCTACGGTACGGCTAGCGCACCTTTTCTAGCCACTCGAACACTTCAACAACTCGCCGAAGACGAACAAGCAGATTTCCCGCTGGGCTCAAAGGTTCTCAAACGTGATGTGTATGTAGACGATCTTGTGACCAGCGGAAGGACGGCCGAAGAATTGCTGGAGGTACGGAAGCAGCTTGACCAGATGTGCAGACGAGGTGGATTCGAATTTCGCAAATTTGCTTCGAATTTGGATTCAGTATTGGAAGGGGTTCCTGCTGAAAGACGTGCGCTCCAATCTTCTGTTGAACTCGCTACCGATCAATGTATCAAGACCCTGGGATTGCATTGGGAACCAACTTCGGACCACTTTCGTTTCAAAATTCATCTACCCGAACAATCCCAGTCCACCCTCATGAGCAAAAGAATGGCCCTTTCTCAGATTGCTCAGCTCTTCGACCCGTTAGGATTGGTAGGTCCAGTCATCGTTACAGCGAAGGTGTTCATGCAGACTCTGTGGAGTCTCAAAGCAGACGACGGCAAAGCCTGGGGATGGGATCAACCTTTACCACCCTCACTTACAACGTACTGGCAAAACTACTATTCGCAGTTACCTCTTCTGGAGCACCTTCGAGTTCCTCGTTGCATTGTGCTACCCCAATTCGATACGATACAACTGCATCTGTTCTCTGACGCATCGGAACACGCTTATGGTGCTTGTGCATACTTCCGGTCAACAGATTCCTCTGGCGCCATTTCTGTCGGTCTCCTAACAGCCAAATCTAAAGTAGCCCCACTGAAGAAGCGTAGCATACCAAGGCTTGAGCTTTGCGGAGCACTCGAAGCAGCTCAATTATACCACAAAATATCCTCAGCATTCGGGCAAAAGTTTCAGACGTTTTTCTGGGTCGATTCAACTACTGTGCTCGCTTGGCTGAAGGCAAGCCCTTCAGTTTGGACAACATTTGTCGCAAACCGCGTTTCCAAAATCCAGCTTTCGACAGAGGGTACATCCTGGAATCACGTCTCTGGTCAGCAAAACCCAGCTGATCATATCTCGAGGGGTATCGATGCTCAAACGTTGATTTCATGTGAGCTATGGTGGCAAGGACCAGATTGGCTTCGCTCGAATCAGTGGCAACCATCATCGTCGACATCCTCCTTTGAAACCCAGTTAGAATTCCGTACATCGAGGCCCGCAGGACTGATGACCACAACCACAAAGACATTCCTCGACTCTTACATAgaacgattttcaaaatatcaaaccaTGCTGCGCGTGACAGCATTCTGCATGCGGTTTTGCCACAATTCTCGGAAGGGGGCGATTCGGAAGTGCCAGGCTTTTCTATCAACCATAGAAATCCGTGATGCTGAAACAACTCTCATTCGGTGGGTTCAAGCTCAAGAGTTTCCAGAGTGCATTGAAGCTCTGCGAGCTTCAAAATCGATCCCCGCCAAATCTCGCCTTAGATGGTTTACACCGTTTCTGGATCCGAGCCAAATAATGCGCATAGGAGGACGAATTGACAGATCGCCGCTAAACTACGACGCTAGGCATCAAATTTTGCTTCCCTGCAATCATCGTTTTTCCGCATTATTGGTCGAGTGTCTTCACGAAAGAAATCTGCATGCTGCTCCGCAATTGCTCGTGGGATTACTCCGCCTGAAGTACTGGATCATAGGGGCCAGAAACCTGGCCAAAACCATTGTCCATCGCTGCCTAATCTGCGTCCGAGCTCGCCCTAAATTGGTGGAACAATTTATGGCGGAGCTGCCAAAGGAACGCATAAGCGCAAGTCGTCCTTTTACGATAACGGGAGTGGATTACTGGGGCCCTATTTTCCTGAAACCTCCGCATCGTCGTTCAGCACCCATCAAATCGTTCGTAGCCGTTTTCGTTTGCTTCAGCACAAAGGCCGTGCACATTGAAATGGTTTCGGACTTAACTACAGCGAAATTCGTTCAGGCTCTGAGACGCTTCGTCTCGCGTCGGGGTCCACCCTCCGATCTACATAGCGACAATGGCAGAAACTTTCTCGGTGCTAAAAACGAGTTGCACCGTCTTCTTCGCAATCCAGAGTACAACGAGAAAGTAGCAATTGAATGTGCCGATTGCAACATCCGTTGGCATTTCAATCCACCGAGGGCATCGCATTTCGGCGGGCTATGGGAGTCTGCCATCAATTCAGCACAAAAACACTTCGTCCGTGTGGTCCGGGACCGCGCTCTGGCATACGACGACATGCACACCCTATTATGCCAGATAGAATGCTGCCTTAATTCACGGCCGATCGTTGCCTTGAGTGACGATCCTTCCGATTTCGAACCGCTGACACCTGGTCACTTCCTGGTTGGTACATCTCTAAAGGCGGTCCCAGACGAAAATCTATCTGCAGACACGGTTCATTATCTGAAGAAGTGGCAACTCGTTCAGAAACTCTTCCAAGATGTGTGGCGACGCT